From the genome of Streptomyces sp. NBC_00523:
CCGAGGGCGATCTGGCGGTGGTGGGTGAGGCCGGTGACGGTCTCCAGGCTCTCGACCAGGTGCGCGCGCTCCAGCCCGATGTGGTGCTGATGGACATCCGGATGCCGCGGATGGACGGGGTCGAGGCGACCCGGCAGATCACCGGTCCGGGCCGGGACGGTCCGGCGAAGGTGCTGGTGCTGACCACATTCGACCTGGACGAGTACGTGGTGGAGGCGCTGCGGGCGGGGGCGAGCGGCTTCCTGCTGAAGGACGCGCCGGCCGATGAGCTGGTGCAGGCGATCCGGGTGGTGGCGGGCGGCGAGGCGATGCTCGCCCCGAGCGTGACGCGCCGGCTGCTCGACAAGTACGCGGACCATCTGCCGTCGGGCGAGGAGCCCGTGCCGGACACGCTGCACACGCTGACGGATCGCGAGGTCGAGGTGCTGAAGCTGGTGGCGCGCGGCCTGTCGAACGCTGAGATCGCCGCCGACCTGTTCGTCAGCGAGACGACGGTGAAGACCCATGTGGGCCATGTGCTGACGAAGCTGGGCCTGCGCGACCGGGTCCAGGCCGCGGTGTACGCGTACGAGAGCGGCCTGGTGCGCCCCGGCGCGCAGTGACACCGGGGCGCGGGGGCCGGCTCTAGTCCGTGCCGCGTCCCAGTTCCCAGAGGTGGAGGTCGGCGCTCGAGTCGACCGCCCATTCGACGCCGCTCAGGCCGTCGCGGGAGGCGACGTACTGCTTGCCCTGCCAGAGCGGCAGGACCGGCACGTCCCGGGCGACGATGTCCTGGAGCCGTTCGAAGGCGGGCGCGGCGGCACCCCGGTCGGCCTG
Proteins encoded in this window:
- a CDS encoding response regulator translates to MAIRVLLVDDQPLLRTGFRMILEAEGDLAVVGEAGDGLQALDQVRALQPDVVLMDIRMPRMDGVEATRQITGPGRDGPAKVLVLTTFDLDEYVVEALRAGASGFLLKDAPADELVQAIRVVAGGEAMLAPSVTRRLLDKYADHLPSGEEPVPDTLHTLTDREVEVLKLVARGLSNAEIAADLFVSETTVKTHVGHVLTKLGLRDRVQAAVYAYESGLVRPGAQ